A single window of Psychrobacter raelei DNA harbors:
- a CDS encoding pyridoxamine 5'-phosphate oxidase family protein has product MSKQDHIDLIREIVKEVKFAMFTSITTEGHLHACPMTTSETSLGAREIWFIGDKTTQAVDNINNNPQVNLSYVSQDGKDYVSINGKAELVDDKAKLDELWSPIYNAFYEHGKEDENVQLIKVVPNGAEFWRSGNGIINAAKLAVAAVQDGKIADSLGDNGSVEF; this is encoded by the coding sequence ATGAGTAAACAAGACCACATTGACCTTATTCGTGAGATTGTAAAAGAGGTTAAGTTTGCAATGTTCACCAGCATTACTACAGAGGGGCATTTGCACGCGTGTCCTATGACCACAAGTGAGACCAGCCTTGGCGCCCGTGAGATATGGTTTATTGGTGATAAAACCACTCAGGCCGTTGATAATATCAACAACAATCCGCAAGTAAATTTATCTTATGTTAGCCAAGATGGCAAAGACTATGTGTCTATTAATGGCAAGGCGGAACTGGTAGATGATAAAGCCAAACTTGATGAGCTGTGGTCCCCTATTTACAATGCCTTTTATGAGCATGGCAAAGAAGATGAAAACGTGCAGCTGATTAAAGTGGTGCCGAATGGTGCTGAATTCTGGCGCAGTGGCAACGGTATTATTAATGCCGCCAAGTTGGCCGTAGCAGCTGTTCAAGATGGTAAAATAGCCGACAGCTTAGGCGACAATGGTTCTGTTGAATTTTAA
- the purL gene encoding phosphoribosylformylglycinamidine synthase → MMILAGHRFLTEFKAQQLIEQLNSQTALKVTGIDTQQVYVLSRELNDAERKKALDLLNQGEEVAAITASAGQCQVIVSSRFGTISPWSSKATDIFNNCELAVERVERVIVFTLTGEDLPSKLPKQAEQILHDRMTQSLVYDLNQLSQLFDDHTPASLKHVDIIGQGRSALEAANREFGFALSVEDIDYLMQAYGEELKRNPTDVELMMFAQANSEHCRHKIFNSEWTVDGEVQPKSLFKMIRNTHEKNPTGILSAYKDNAAVMQGFEAERFYPLPQKELGEDVLSSQMHQYDFHNEHIDILMKVETHNHPTAIAPYAGASTGAGGEIRDEGATGRGGKPKAGLTGFNVSHLHLPDMPEKWEQSGQFSTKDYGKPERMASSLEIMTEAPLGSANFANEFGRPNLCGYFRSFQLDTSANQDGSEMRGYHKPIMIAGGYGNIKRNLVEKNSIQEGDLLIVLGGPAMQIGLGGGAASSVDSGELDEGLDFASVQRDNAEMERRCQEVIDRCWALAGNDIEASAASKDGNPIVSIHDVGAGGLSNAMPELVNDHDMGAVLNLRQIPSLEAGMSPMAIWSNEAQERYVLAIRPESEALFDAICKRERCPYAILGTATAIRQLQVDDALLDEQPVDMPMQVLLGGTPQMKRTFEREQKILAPLDFADAGDSFDIKEAVHDVLRHPTVASKSFLISIGDRSITGMVTQDQYVGRYQVPVADCAVTSSGLLANTGEAMSMGERPPVALINPAASARLAVAEAITNIAGARIDKISDITLSANWMAACGEDVEDAALFDAVYAVGEELCPALGIAIPVGKDSLSMRAGWSDEVDGQAVDKAVVSPMSLVITAFAPVIDVNKTLTPELKNTDAALYRLDLSQGKLRLGGSILAQTQSQLGNECPDLASPQDLINFFNFIQAGNQQGVISAYHDIGDGGLLATVAEMQFTNRLAINLNLSNDNLLGQLFAEELGAVIQVLPEHIDAVMALAEEHNVSAMLSLIGQTIETPVGGANQDKLTLITPLHQGDDALVFSRSDLQQTWTQVSYQIAKRRDNPECVQQEFDLIADPNHHGLIAQANFDLNQKVDEPYLNSRPNKPKVAILREQGVNGQLEMAAGFVRAGFDAVDVHMSDLLEGRIDLRDFNGLVACGGFSYGDVLGAGSGWANSILFHDELRMQFVRFFTRPDTFSLGVCNGCQMMAQLKDLIPGAENFPRFTYNKSARFEARTVNVKIERTKSILLKGMQDSILPIAVAHGEGFATLNKSEIDGMANHGQIAMRYVDSQGNPTETYPLNPNGSLGGVTGICSTDGRVTLMMPHPERTLRAVNHSWKPDEWADDGAWMRMFRNARAWLR, encoded by the coding sequence ATGATGATCCTCGCTGGACACCGTTTTTTAACCGAGTTCAAAGCCCAACAATTAATTGAGCAGTTAAATAGCCAGACGGCCCTCAAGGTGACAGGTATTGATACACAACAAGTGTACGTCCTATCACGCGAACTTAACGATGCTGAGCGTAAAAAGGCTTTAGACCTATTAAATCAAGGCGAAGAAGTGGCCGCTATCACAGCCAGTGCCGGCCAGTGCCAAGTCATCGTTAGCTCACGCTTTGGTACCATTTCTCCTTGGTCAAGTAAAGCCACCGACATCTTTAATAACTGTGAGTTAGCAGTAGAACGTGTTGAGCGCGTTATCGTATTTACCTTAACTGGCGAGGATTTGCCATCGAAACTACCAAAACAAGCTGAGCAAATCTTACATGACCGTATGACCCAAAGCTTGGTTTATGATTTAAATCAGTTGAGCCAATTATTCGATGATCATACACCAGCGTCACTCAAGCATGTGGATATCATTGGCCAAGGCCGCAGTGCCTTAGAAGCGGCGAACCGAGAGTTTGGTTTTGCGCTATCGGTAGAAGATATCGATTACTTAATGCAGGCTTATGGTGAAGAGCTTAAACGTAACCCCACAGACGTTGAGCTGATGATGTTTGCTCAGGCCAACTCAGAACATTGCCGTCATAAAATCTTTAACTCAGAGTGGACGGTTGACGGTGAAGTGCAGCCCAAATCACTGTTTAAAATGATTCGCAACACCCATGAAAAAAACCCTACCGGTATCTTGTCAGCTTATAAAGACAACGCTGCGGTGATGCAAGGCTTTGAAGCTGAGCGCTTTTATCCGCTGCCTCAAAAAGAGCTGGGCGAAGATGTTTTATCCTCGCAAATGCACCAGTATGACTTTCATAATGAGCACATCGACATCTTAATGAAAGTCGAAACGCACAACCATCCCACCGCTATTGCTCCGTATGCCGGCGCATCAACCGGTGCCGGTGGTGAAATTCGTGATGAAGGTGCAACCGGCCGAGGGGGCAAACCAAAAGCGGGCTTAACTGGGTTTAACGTCTCACACCTACACCTGCCAGATATGCCAGAGAAGTGGGAGCAGTCAGGTCAATTTAGCACTAAAGACTATGGTAAGCCGGAGCGCATGGCGTCAAGCTTAGAGATTATGACAGAAGCGCCGCTAGGCTCAGCCAATTTTGCCAACGAATTTGGTCGTCCTAACCTTTGTGGTTATTTCCGTTCTTTCCAATTAGATACCAGTGCGAATCAAGATGGTAGTGAGATGCGCGGTTATCATAAGCCGATCATGATTGCTGGTGGTTACGGTAACATCAAACGCAACTTGGTTGAAAAAAACAGCATCCAAGAGGGCGACTTACTTATCGTCTTGGGTGGCCCTGCGATGCAAATCGGTCTGGGCGGCGGTGCAGCCTCATCAGTAGACAGTGGTGAGCTTGATGAAGGGTTAGACTTTGCTTCTGTACAACGTGATAACGCTGAGATGGAGCGCCGTTGTCAGGAAGTGATCGATCGCTGCTGGGCGCTTGCAGGTAATGACATTGAGGCGAGCGCTGCCAGTAAAGATGGTAACCCGATTGTGTCTATCCATGACGTGGGTGCAGGCGGCTTATCAAATGCTATGCCTGAGCTGGTCAATGATCACGACATGGGTGCGGTGCTAAACTTACGTCAAATTCCTTCACTAGAGGCGGGCATGTCACCGATGGCCATCTGGTCAAATGAGGCACAAGAGCGTTATGTGCTTGCCATTCGCCCTGAGAGCGAAGCCTTATTTGATGCCATTTGTAAGCGTGAGCGTTGCCCTTATGCCATCTTAGGTACCGCAACCGCCATCCGTCAGCTGCAAGTGGATGATGCATTATTAGACGAGCAACCGGTTGATATGCCGATGCAAGTGTTGCTTGGCGGTACACCGCAAATGAAGCGTACCTTCGAGCGTGAACAAAAAATCCTTGCTCCGCTTGATTTCGCTGATGCTGGTGACAGCTTTGATATCAAAGAGGCGGTGCATGATGTGCTGCGTCACCCAACGGTAGCCAGCAAGTCATTCTTAATTAGTATTGGCGATCGCTCAATCACAGGTATGGTAACCCAAGATCAATACGTGGGGCGTTATCAAGTGCCTGTGGCCGACTGTGCGGTAACCAGCTCAGGTTTACTGGCCAATACCGGTGAGGCCATGAGTATGGGTGAGCGTCCACCTGTGGCATTAATCAATCCTGCCGCATCGGCACGCTTGGCAGTGGCTGAAGCCATCACCAACATCGCAGGCGCGCGTATCGATAAGATTTCAGACATTACGTTATCAGCTAACTGGATGGCCGCTTGCGGTGAAGATGTCGAAGACGCAGCCTTGTTTGATGCAGTATATGCCGTAGGTGAAGAGTTGTGTCCTGCCTTGGGCATTGCAATTCCAGTAGGTAAGGACTCATTATCTATGCGCGCAGGCTGGAGTGATGAGGTGGATGGTCAAGCCGTGGATAAAGCTGTTGTGAGCCCCATGAGCTTAGTCATTACTGCCTTTGCGCCGGTGATTGATGTCAATAAAACTTTAACGCCTGAGTTAAAAAATACGGATGCTGCTTTATACCGTCTAGATTTGTCGCAAGGTAAGCTGCGATTGGGTGGCTCAATCTTAGCGCAAACCCAAAGCCAGCTGGGTAATGAATGCCCTGATTTAGCCAGCCCTCAAGATTTAATTAATTTCTTTAATTTTATCCAGGCCGGTAACCAGCAAGGCGTTATCAGTGCTTATCACGATATCGGTGATGGAGGCCTATTGGCAACAGTGGCTGAGATGCAGTTTACTAATCGCTTGGCGATTAACCTAAACCTAAGCAATGACAACCTCTTAGGCCAGCTGTTTGCTGAAGAACTTGGTGCAGTGATCCAAGTACTGCCTGAGCATATTGACGCTGTTATGGCGTTGGCTGAAGAGCACAACGTTTCGGCAATGTTAAGCCTCATTGGTCAAACCATTGAGACCCCAGTAGGCGGCGCCAATCAAGATAAATTAACCCTAATTACACCGCTACATCAAGGCGATGATGCCTTGGTATTTAGCCGCAGTGATCTACAGCAAACTTGGACTCAGGTGAGTTACCAGATTGCCAAACGCCGTGATAACCCAGAGTGCGTGCAGCAGGAGTTTGACTTAATCGCTGATCCTAATCACCATGGTCTGATTGCTCAAGCTAACTTTGATTTAAATCAAAAAGTAGATGAGCCTTATCTCAACAGCCGCCCCAATAAGCCAAAAGTGGCTATCTTGCGTGAGCAAGGTGTGAACGGTCAATTAGAAATGGCAGCCGGCTTCGTGCGTGCAGGATTCGATGCAGTTGACGTGCATATGAGTGACCTACTTGAGGGTCGTATTGATTTACGCGACTTCAATGGTTTGGTGGCCTGTGGTGGCTTTAGTTACGGTGACGTATTGGGTGCAGGCTCAGGTTGGGCCAATTCAATCTTGTTCCATGACGAGCTGCGTATGCAATTTGTGCGATTCTTCACCCGTCCGGATACTTTCAGCTTAGGCGTGTGTAACGGCTGTCAGATGATGGCTCAGTTAAAAGACTTAATCCCAGGCGCGGAGAATTTCCCACGTTTTACTTACAATAAGTCAGCCCGCTTTGAAGCGCGTACTGTCAACGTAAAAATTGAGCGCACTAAGTCGATCTTATTAAAAGGTATGCAAGACAGCATCTTACCCATCGCTGTGGCACACGGTGAAGGCTTTGCTACCTTAAATAAGTCAGAGATTGACGGTATGGCCAATCATGGTCAGATCGCCATGCGTTATGTCGATAGCCAAGGTAATCCCACCGAGACTTACCCATTGAACCCGAATGGCTCATTGGGCGGTGTGACAGGTATTTGTAGTACTGACGGTCGTGTCACCTTAATGATGCCACACCCTGAGCGTACGCTACGAGCAGTTAATCACAGCTGGAAGCCAGATGAGTGGGCAGATGATGGCGCGTGGATGCGTATGTTCCGTAATGCCCGTGCTTGGTTACGCTAG
- a CDS encoding M48 family metalloprotease, whose product MAVFGKLKISILTATMTTLVGCATVADVAGYNTAALNEDAAKSYSQVVSKASSQGAVDRTSSTAVRVNRVFNRLRPYADRANATGVPFDWQLTVIRSPELNAWAMPGGKMVVYTGIVEKLNLNDAEIAAIIGHEMTHALQEHSKKDAGQKILTGLALQLGGAAIQSKTGLSADSIGMLSDLGIDKPFSRSQESQADAGGLHLMAQAGYNPEAAISVWKKMEAVNGRSNAVVTLMSTHPNSQQRINKIQALLPEVTPIYQAAAKAPNGK is encoded by the coding sequence ATGGCTGTATTTGGCAAACTGAAAATCTCTATCTTAACCGCAACTATGACCACTTTGGTGGGCTGTGCAACCGTCGCTGATGTAGCCGGATATAACACGGCAGCACTCAACGAGGATGCAGCAAAAAGCTACAGTCAAGTAGTCTCTAAAGCAAGCAGTCAAGGGGCAGTGGATAGAACGTCGAGCACAGCCGTGCGAGTTAATAGGGTCTTTAACCGCTTAAGACCTTATGCAGATCGTGCCAATGCCACAGGTGTTCCTTTTGACTGGCAGCTGACAGTCATTCGCTCACCTGAGCTTAATGCTTGGGCAATGCCAGGCGGTAAGATGGTGGTGTATACCGGTATTGTAGAAAAGCTTAATCTCAATGATGCAGAGATTGCGGCCATTATTGGTCACGAGATGACGCATGCCTTACAAGAGCACAGCAAAAAAGATGCAGGGCAAAAGATTTTAACCGGATTGGCATTGCAATTAGGGGGTGCAGCGATACAGTCTAAGACCGGATTAAGCGCAGACTCTATCGGTATGCTCAGTGATTTAGGTATCGACAAGCCATTTTCTCGCAGTCAAGAGTCACAAGCTGATGCCGGCGGCCTGCATCTAATGGCTCAAGCGGGCTATAACCCAGAGGCAGCCATCTCTGTGTGGAAAAAAATGGAGGCGGTAAATGGTCGCAGCAATGCGGTTGTTACCTTAATGTCTACTCACCCAAACTCTCAGCAGCGTATCAATAAAATACAAGCACTATTGCCTGAAGTGACACCAATTTATCAAGCCGCTGCTAAAGCCCCTAATGGAAAATAA
- a CDS encoding N-acetylmuramoyl-L-alanine amidase, which produces MLNFRPNAPHTPAFYRAKAYCHGLNTALGIISLAAVSLTLSGCMGLPATTYAIDSQSYQAQGKSQRIKYIVLHYTAENEPESLRILTTANVSAHYLIPITDDKPIYQLVPDNQRAWHAGQGSFAGRSILNDTSIGIEIVNEGIQQQFRKAKNTDNDGYHPAEHYVEFTDIQIKKIAQLVQDLAQKYEIEPTLIIGHSDMAPSRKIDPGAKFPWERLYKEYGIGAWYEEADKQQFMTEGSFQSATVADIQQMLSDYGYDITPSDEWDRSSRNVVYAFQLHFRPQKLTGQMDLETYAILKALNKKYHHAN; this is translated from the coding sequence ATGCTTAACTTTCGCCCTAACGCACCTCATACCCCCGCCTTTTATCGAGCTAAAGCCTATTGTCATGGCCTAAATACTGCCCTTGGTATCATAAGTTTGGCAGCAGTGAGCTTAACGTTATCAGGATGTATGGGCCTACCTGCTACAACTTATGCGATTGATTCACAAAGCTATCAGGCCCAAGGCAAAAGCCAGCGTATTAAGTATATCGTATTGCATTACACTGCCGAAAATGAGCCTGAGTCACTGCGCATTTTGACCACGGCCAATGTCAGTGCCCATTATCTAATCCCAATTACCGATGACAAACCTATTTATCAGCTGGTGCCCGATAACCAGCGGGCTTGGCATGCAGGACAAGGTAGCTTTGCTGGTAGAAGTATCTTAAATGACACCTCAATTGGCATAGAAATCGTTAATGAAGGCATCCAACAGCAGTTTCGCAAAGCCAAAAATACCGACAATGATGGTTATCATCCTGCCGAGCATTATGTTGAATTTACGGACATACAGATTAAAAAAATTGCCCAGCTGGTACAAGACTTAGCGCAAAAGTATGAGATAGAACCAACGTTGATTATCGGTCACTCTGATATGGCACCGTCTCGTAAGATTGACCCTGGGGCTAAGTTTCCTTGGGAGCGACTTTATAAAGAATATGGCATTGGGGCATGGTATGAGGAGGCCGATAAGCAGCAATTTATGACAGAAGGCTCTTTTCAATCAGCCACTGTTGCCGACATTCAGCAGATGCTCAGTGATTATGGCTACGACATCACGCCTAGTGATGAATGGGACCGATCTAGCCGCAATGTGGTGTATGCATTTCAATTACATTTTCGGCCACAGAAACTTACCGGACAAATGGACTTAGAAACTTATGCTATTTTAAAAGCGCTTAATAAGAAGTATCACCATGCAAATTAA
- a CDS encoding DUF2147 domain-containing protein, whose protein sequence is MKFLTTLLTTTALTGLMSTAAMAASLNNTQWQSIDDKTGEKKAVIKMTESNGVVTGTIVKVNDASKAKEVCSKCSGSLKNKPIVGLPILTGLKADGNNKWSGGDLVDPETGKVYGGKVTLADNGQSLKLTGNIKHTPFKRSQTWTRVK, encoded by the coding sequence ATGAAATTTCTTACTACTTTACTGACCACCACGGCCCTGACAGGCCTAATGTCCACTGCGGCAATGGCAGCCTCATTGAACAACACTCAATGGCAATCTATAGATGACAAAACCGGTGAAAAAAAAGCCGTTATCAAAATGACGGAGTCTAATGGCGTAGTGACCGGTACAATTGTGAAAGTTAACGATGCGTCAAAGGCCAAAGAAGTTTGCTCAAAATGCTCAGGCTCATTAAAGAACAAACCGATCGTGGGTTTACCTATCTTAACCGGTCTTAAAGCGGATGGTAATAATAAATGGTCAGGTGGCGATCTGGTTGATCCAGAAACTGGCAAAGTTTATGGCGGTAAAGTCACCCTAGCTGACAATGGTCAGTCTTTGAAGCTGACTGGTAACATCAAGCACACACCTTTTAAGCGCAGCCAAACTTGGACACGAGTCAAATAA
- a CDS encoding DUF421 domain-containing protein: MQNIFFDSSETLIRIVLSSVIVYICIVAFHKVSGKRSTSQLNNFDWVVTVMIGSIGASTIVLDNVPIIEGMASIVSLLALQYLVTKYAAISPEFANFIVSEPRVVFYQGQFLPEAMRKERLTRQEIECAMRSEGIHDYDQVAAVVFESDAKLTIIPKRDPSDRLDEQGNIKPSDTLKPLY; this comes from the coding sequence ATGCAGAATATATTTTTTGACAGTAGCGAGACCTTGATACGCATTGTGCTATCGTCAGTTATTGTCTATATCTGCATTGTGGCGTTTCACAAGGTATCAGGCAAGCGGTCTACCTCACAGCTTAACAACTTCGACTGGGTAGTGACTGTGATGATTGGGTCTATCGGCGCCAGTACCATTGTGCTTGATAACGTCCCCATCATTGAGGGCATGGCATCCATCGTGAGCCTATTAGCCTTACAGTACTTAGTGACCAAATACGCCGCTATCTCACCTGAGTTTGCAAACTTCATCGTCTCCGAACCACGGGTGGTGTTTTATCAGGGCCAGTTTCTACCAGAAGCCATGCGCAAAGAGCGCTTAACCCGCCAAGAGATTGAATGCGCCATGCGCAGTGAAGGGATTCATGATTATGACCAGGTAGCAGCTGTGGTGTTTGAAAGCGATGCCAAGCTCACCATAATTCCAAAGCGAGACCCCTCAGACAGACTAGATGAACAGGGTAATATAAAGCCCTCAGATACGCTCAAACCTTTGTACTAA
- a CDS encoding D-alanyl-D-alanine carboxypeptidase/D-alanyl-D-alanine-endopeptidase, with amino-acid sequence MTVPRYNFCDLLPAKTLTKMATAIGLCLGISPLLYAQLPAPVEAALNRAHISTDDISLVIMPVTATADNNTTASTKTVKSRLPAVVPLNLVQKVKAEQPDLVDADELPPELESTASPSKIAAQKLQTQPAQSNPAEKKTAPASSTASQNKSSDPAHNNPALTQGLVDIPAHESASDALAAVNPSTVDDNQPLAYPLRHLSELPRTPASTMKLIPTFIALDLLGPNFVWVTQAYHTGFISANTLYGDLIIKGSGDPKLTLQRLNKLLEQVKQAGIQHIKGDIVLDSSVFQGVTKDPAAFDNDPLRPYNASPDGLLVNFSTLELTAVPLLNDAQRGTAKLYYKPLMADYDLPTTLPTASLGNCSSARSSLAPIWQAQGLKFNKSLPTSCGARTFYIAYPDAKDFAKRVVKGQWLSLGNTLSGSIKFLGLGNTVAGDMINTETPLKTNAGTYLDMSSSTDKNAVLAQSVSVLPASPLPFVRYPSLPLSQQIFDINHYSNNVMTEQLTLTLPLFSDPSAASDTTGHAIKPQKDSYSNYTKALGTINQWWQKNLTTPAPVMSNGSGLCRDCSVTAENLADLLQFAYNHRYFDTYVNSLGVAGISGTITEHAERLPSSAAIGRAWIKTGTLNNVTSMAGYVHGKSGQDYIVVGIINGSTNQAPLNTYEARYVLDTMLDWTAKH; translated from the coding sequence ATGACTGTGCCTAGATATAACTTCTGTGACTTATTGCCTGCCAAAACCTTAACCAAGATGGCAACGGCTATCGGTTTGTGCTTAGGGATTAGCCCCTTACTGTATGCTCAGCTACCCGCACCTGTGGAAGCGGCGCTTAATCGTGCTCACATTAGCACCGATGACATCAGTTTAGTGATTATGCCGGTAACCGCTACTGCAGACAATAACACTACCGCCAGTACCAAAACTGTAAAAAGCCGTCTGCCGGCGGTAGTACCGCTTAATCTAGTCCAGAAAGTCAAGGCTGAGCAGCCAGATTTGGTTGATGCTGATGAGCTGCCGCCTGAGCTTGAAAGCACCGCTTCGCCCTCAAAAATTGCCGCCCAGAAGCTGCAAACTCAGCCTGCTCAATCAAACCCTGCCGAGAAAAAAACTGCGCCAGCCTCAAGTACTGCATCTCAGAATAAATCAAGTGACCCAGCTCATAACAACCCAGCGCTGACTCAGGGCTTAGTCGATATCCCTGCTCATGAGTCAGCCAGTGACGCCCTAGCTGCTGTCAATCCAAGCACTGTCGACGACAATCAGCCCTTAGCCTATCCGCTGCGTCATTTATCTGAATTACCGCGTACCCCTGCCAGCACCATGAAGCTGATCCCTACCTTTATTGCGCTTGATCTGCTCGGCCCCAATTTTGTTTGGGTCACTCAGGCCTATCACACAGGATTCATTTCAGCCAATACTTTATATGGTGATTTAATCATCAAAGGCAGTGGTGACCCTAAGCTGACCCTTCAGCGTTTAAATAAACTATTAGAGCAGGTAAAACAGGCCGGTATTCAGCACATCAAAGGCGACATTGTATTAGACAGCTCCGTATTTCAAGGTGTGACCAAAGATCCGGCCGCTTTTGATAATGATCCACTGCGCCCTTATAATGCCAGCCCCGATGGCTTATTGGTTAACTTCAGCACCCTAGAGCTCACCGCTGTCCCACTTTTAAATGATGCTCAGCGCGGCACTGCCAAGCTATACTATAAACCGCTAATGGCCGATTATGATCTGCCCACAACCTTACCCACAGCGAGCCTAGGCAACTGCTCATCGGCCCGCTCAAGCTTGGCGCCCATATGGCAAGCACAAGGCCTAAAATTTAATAAAAGCTTGCCTACCTCTTGCGGCGCTCGCACTTTTTATATCGCCTATCCTGATGCCAAAGACTTCGCTAAACGGGTGGTCAAAGGCCAGTGGCTAAGTCTGGGCAATACCTTATCAGGCTCTATTAAGTTTTTGGGCCTCGGTAACACCGTAGCGGGCGATATGATCAATACCGAAACGCCGCTTAAGACCAACGCTGGTACTTACTTAGACATGAGCAGCAGCACCGATAAAAACGCCGTGCTGGCACAATCTGTCTCTGTTCTCCCCGCCTCGCCGCTGCCTTTTGTACGTTATCCTTCGCTGCCTTTATCGCAGCAAATTTTCGATATCAATCACTACTCCAATAACGTCATGACTGAGCAGCTAACGCTGACTTTGCCATTATTTTCAGACCCTAGCGCTGCATCTGATACCACAGGCCACGCTATAAAACCACAAAAAGACAGCTACTCTAACTACACCAAGGCACTAGGCACCATCAACCAGTGGTGGCAAAAAAATCTTACGACCCCCGCCCCTGTCATGTCTAACGGCTCAGGACTGTGCCGCGACTGTAGTGTGACTGCTGAAAATCTAGCTGATCTGCTGCAGTTCGCCTACAACCACCGCTACTTTGACACTTATGTCAATTCTTTAGGGGTGGCCGGCATTAGTGGCACCATTACTGAGCACGCTGAGCGTTTGCCCAGCTCAGCAGCCATTGGCCGTGCTTGGATTAAAACGGGCACCTTAAATAACGTCACCTCCATGGCAGGCTACGTACATGGCAAATCTGGTCAGGACTATATTGTGGTCGGTATTATCAATGGCAGCACCAACCAAGCACCTTTAAATACCTACGAGGCCCGTTATGTGCTTGATACCATGCTAGACTGGACAGCCAAGCACTAA
- a CDS encoding 3'-5' exonuclease, translating to MSFMQHLKSSWYQKRLLRPELNGMFEPPVENQWVAIDCEMSGLNAKKNHLLSIAAIHINGSVIDTGQGLHLICRPPVMPTKDTIIIHGLRPIDVENGLSYEQMLAKLLPFIGNRPIVGFCPQLDISFLNPLVKAYMGTYLPNPVIDIRTLYNRYSGNRTQGIPDQSSHLSAICQQLKLPDMAAHDAYNDAIMTAMAFLLLK from the coding sequence ATGAGCTTTATGCAGCACCTAAAATCCAGTTGGTACCAAAAGCGCCTGCTACGCCCTGAGCTCAATGGGATGTTTGAGCCGCCGGTGGAGAATCAGTGGGTGGCCATTGATTGTGAGATGAGCGGTCTTAACGCCAAAAAAAACCATTTACTGTCTATCGCAGCCATTCATATTAACGGATCTGTCATCGATACCGGACAGGGGCTACATCTTATTTGTCGCCCGCCGGTGATGCCCACCAAGGACACCATCATCATTCATGGCCTGCGCCCGATAGATGTCGAAAATGGTTTAAGTTATGAGCAAATGTTGGCGAAGCTGCTGCCGTTTATCGGTAATCGCCCCATCGTTGGGTTTTGTCCTCAGCTAGACATCAGTTTTTTAAACCCGTTAGTCAAAGCTTATATGGGTACTTATCTGCCTAATCCAGTTATTGATATTCGTACGCTTTATAATCGCTACAGCGGTAACCGCACCCAAGGCATACCTGATCAATCTTCGCACCTTAGCGCCATTTGTCAGCAGCTCAAGTTGCCTGATATGGCTGCCCATGATGCCTATAATGATGCCATTATGACCGCCATGGCTTTTTTACTATTAAAGTAA